A genomic segment from Acipenser ruthenus chromosome 5, fAciRut3.2 maternal haplotype, whole genome shotgun sequence encodes:
- the LOC117402872 gene encoding tigger transposable element-derived protein 4-like: protein MAEKRKRVDLPLAQKVELLKALESPVVSQATVAKKFAVSTSQVSRLVKGKVEILQQFENNGNPNRKRQRAGKNEEVGNALFLWFRQKLSQGARISGPMLKQKAADLAAAEGTDFMPSDGWLSRWKARHNVVFKKEEGERQDSDWSAALDWKRKILPQILDSYSPNDIFNADESGLFFRDFPEKGHCLKGEELAGSKKAKDRITALLCANMSGSERRPLLIIGNSKQPCCFPKDLNRLPVDYASSKKAWMTGQLFQQWLQKWDKSLRTRNRHICLLVDNCSAHPSDIRLTNINLKFLPFNTTSVMQPMGMGVIKNWKAHYKSRLNRRMITALDADPEKKAKDVSKSITLLDVLYLAKESWNAVSSQTILNCFRKGGFCKDEAADVFDGDESLADVSVPENMTPEEFEEFVDMDKDVKIAADHTNAEILEAASDSKRVKVEMAEEDSESDDNSAPPPLTLAQKLQMATHLRQYVQESGMQAALPLLRMVEDKVQSEAAQSRKQRTIDSYFK from the coding sequence ATGGCTGAGAAGCGAAAACGAGTCGATTTGCCTTTGGCTCAGaaggttgaactcttgaaggcattggagtctcctgtggtttcccAGGCTACTGTGGCAAAGAAATTTgctgtgtcaacatcgcaggtgtctCGCCTTGTGAAAGGTAAAGTTGAAATCCTGCAGCAGTTTGAAAACAACGGCAATCCGAACCGAAAACGTCAGAGAGCAGGCAAGAATGAGGAGGTTGGCAATGCACTCTTCTTGTGGTTTAGACAGAAATTAAGTCAGGGAGCTCGAATCTCTGGCCCCATGCTGAAGCAGAAGGCTGCAGATTTGGCGGCGGCTGAAGGAACAGACTTCATGCCCTCTGATGGTTGGCTTTCTCGATGGAAGGCTCGTCACAATGTAGTGTTCAAGAAAGAGGAAGGTGAGCGCCAAGATTCTGATTGGTCggctgccctggactggaagcgTAAAATTCTGCCTCAAATTCTCGATTCGTACAGCCCTAATGACATCTTCAACGCAGACGAGTCTGGTTTGTTTTTCCGGGACTTTCCTGAAAAAGGTCACTGCCTTAAAGGAGAGGAGCTAGCTGGCAGCAAGAAAGCCAAAGACAGAatcactgcactgctctgtgcGAACATGTCGGGCTCTGAAAGGCGGCCTCTGTTAATCATTGGCAACAGCAAACAACCATGCTGCTTCCCGAAGGATCTGAACCGACTTCCAGTGGATTATGCTAGCTCGAAAAAGGCATGGATGACTGGCCAGCTATTTCAGCAGTGGTTGCAGAAGTGGGACAAGTCCCTTCGCACAAGGAATCGCCATATATGCCTCCTGGTTGACAACTGCTCGGCACATCCCTCAGACATCCGTTTAACAAACATCAACCTCAAGTTTCTACCATTCAACACAACCAGCGTGATGCAACCGATGGGCATGGGGGTGATCAAAAACTGGAAGGCGCACTACAAGAGCCGTCTCAACCGTCGCATGATCACCGCTCTTGATGCGGATCCTGAGAAGAAAGCCAAGGATGTTTCCAAAAGCATCACACTGCTAGACGTGCTCTACCTGGCAAAGGAATCGTGGAATGCAGTCAGCTCACAGACAATCCTGAACTGCTTTCGCAAGGGTGGCTTCTGCAAGGACGAGGCAGCAGATGTGTTTGATGGGGATGAGTCACTTGCAGATGTTTCAGTTCCTGAAAACATGACGCCTGAAGAATTTGAGGAATTCGTTGACATGGACAAAGATGTCAAAATTGCTGCCGACCATACCAATGCTGAGATTTTGGAGGCTGCAAGTGACAGCAAGCGTGTCAAAGTTGAAATGGCAGAGGAAGATTCTGAGTCTGACGACAACAGTGCACCACCACCTCTCACCTTAGCGCAGAAGTTGCAAATGGCGACTCACCTTAGACAATATGTGCAGGAAAGTGGAATGCAAGCTGCGCTACCCCTTCTGAGGATGGTGGAAGACAAAGTTCAGTCCGAAGCAGCTCAGTCACGGAAACAGCGCACAATTGACTCCTATTTCAAATAA
- the si:ch211-51e12.7 gene encoding cleavage and polyadenylation specificity factor subunit 6 isoform X2: MEQDIEQPMEQTETRPAASEGTPSENKMRGSGSKNRGRGGWMGRGGRMGRGGRMGRGGRGMMMKGQGPPGRERARGRGGAMNGFRPGRRGMGRMRPFPDPHGRMGRRGCPMGLPPPPPPPPHMRGPYPPMHRHGLPPLPPPGHMGFRGRPPHPRGRGLYPRPRGPFHPRGFPNGPGAPPPPPPPPGRGQRWPGPPGGRRL, encoded by the exons atgGAACAGGATATAGAGCAGCCTATGGAGCAGACAGAAACCAGACCTGCTGCTTCAGAGGGAACCCCATCTGAAAACAAAATGAG AGGCAGCGGTTCGAAAAACAGAGGGCGAGGAGGATGGATGGGGCGAGGAGGACGGATGGGGCGAGGTGGACGGATGGGACGAGGTGGGAGAGGCATGATGATGAAGGGACAGGGGCCTCCAGGACGAGAGAGAGCCAGAGGTAGAGGGGGCGCCATGAACGGATTCAGGCCCGGAAG ACGAGGCATGGGGAGAATGCGACCGTTCCCTGACCCCCATGGTCGAATGGGGAGGAGGGGTTGTCCTATGGGCCTGCCCCCACCACCTCCTCCACCCCCCCATATGAGGGGACCCTACCCACCCATGCACAG ACATGGCCTCCCTCCTCTACCTCCCCCAGGACACATGGGCTTCAGAGGGAGACCGCCACACCCCCGGGGCAGGGGGCTGTATCCCAGACCACGAGGTCCCTTTCATCCAAGGGG CTTTCCCAATGGACCTGGTGCTCCACCACCGCCACCTCCGCCACCTGGCAGGGGCCAGAGATGGCCTGGACCCCCAGGTGGCAGACGCTTGTAA
- the si:ch211-51e12.7 gene encoding collagen alpha-3(V) chain isoform X1, whose protein sequence is MEQDIEQPMEQTETRPAASEGTPSENKMRGSGSKNRGRGGWMGRGGRMGRGGRMGRGGRGMMMKGQGPPGRERARGRGGAMNGFRPGRYSRRGMGRMRPFPDPHGRMGRRGCPMGLPPPPPPPPHMRGPYPPMHRHGLPPLPPPGHMGFRGRPPHPRGRGLYPRPRGPFHPRGFPNGPGAPPPPPPPPGRGQRWPGPPGGRRL, encoded by the exons atgGAACAGGATATAGAGCAGCCTATGGAGCAGACAGAAACCAGACCTGCTGCTTCAGAGGGAACCCCATCTGAAAACAAAATGAG AGGCAGCGGTTCGAAAAACAGAGGGCGAGGAGGATGGATGGGGCGAGGAGGACGGATGGGGCGAGGTGGACGGATGGGACGAGGTGGGAGAGGCATGATGATGAAGGGACAGGGGCCTCCAGGACGAGAGAGAGCCAGAGGTAGAGGGGGCGCCATGAACGGATTCAGGCCCGGAAGGTACAGCAG ACGAGGCATGGGGAGAATGCGACCGTTCCCTGACCCCCATGGTCGAATGGGGAGGAGGGGTTGTCCTATGGGCCTGCCCCCACCACCTCCTCCACCCCCCCATATGAGGGGACCCTACCCACCCATGCACAG ACATGGCCTCCCTCCTCTACCTCCCCCAGGACACATGGGCTTCAGAGGGAGACCGCCACACCCCCGGGGCAGGGGGCTGTATCCCAGACCACGAGGTCCCTTTCATCCAAGGGG CTTTCCCAATGGACCTGGTGCTCCACCACCGCCACCTCCGCCACCTGGCAGGGGCCAGAGATGGCCTGGACCCCCAGGTGGCAGACGCTTGTAA
- the si:ch211-51e12.7 gene encoding collagen alpha-1(I) chain isoform X3: MEQDIEQPMEQTETRPAASEGTPSENKMRGSGSKNRGRGGWMGRGGRMGRGGRMGRGGRGMMMKGQGPPGRERARGRGGAMNGFRPGRYSRRGMGRMRPFPDPHGRMGRRGCPMGLPPPPPPPPHMRGPYPPMHRHGLPPLPPPGHMGFRGRPPHPRGRGLYPRPRGPFHPRGVTLSPF; the protein is encoded by the exons atgGAACAGGATATAGAGCAGCCTATGGAGCAGACAGAAACCAGACCTGCTGCTTCAGAGGGAACCCCATCTGAAAACAAAATGAG AGGCAGCGGTTCGAAAAACAGAGGGCGAGGAGGATGGATGGGGCGAGGAGGACGGATGGGGCGAGGTGGACGGATGGGACGAGGTGGGAGAGGCATGATGATGAAGGGACAGGGGCCTCCAGGACGAGAGAGAGCCAGAGGTAGAGGGGGCGCCATGAACGGATTCAGGCCCGGAAGGTACAGCAG ACGAGGCATGGGGAGAATGCGACCGTTCCCTGACCCCCATGGTCGAATGGGGAGGAGGGGTTGTCCTATGGGCCTGCCCCCACCACCTCCTCCACCCCCCCATATGAGGGGACCCTACCCACCCATGCACAG ACATGGCCTCCCTCCTCTACCTCCCCCAGGACACATGGGCTTCAGAGGGAGACCGCCACACCCCCGGGGCAGGGGGCTGTATCCCAGACCACGAGGTCCCTTTCATCCAAGGGG GGTAACATTATCACCCTTTTGA